One region of uncultured Methanolobus sp. genomic DNA includes:
- a CDS encoding DUF5677 domain-containing protein has protein sequence MLRKGWRFGKDVKMFTTDENKKFIEEIYKNIDVDNFNLDDIGDVDEYISEIFNEAISEASMSTFEDLKSNLLNQLEFWRAADDTFEQRLYEVWEKPLNLLEMLIIIAIEGGSIYNEEMRPDAVQNKDYVFESLCRLHARACLVSREILNLMKGGYASGALSRWRTLHEIAVVGYFIKKHGNDVAERYLCYHVIDSYKAMRQQLEFTEYLEISQYSEKEIKYITEARDDLIDRFGKQYGEPNGWATDVFNGKRVRFADIEKEAGIDHLRPYYKLGSHSIHAESKGFLFDIGLVGTKKDIMMAGPSNMGLADPGSLMALSLSQITTCFLLMNTTVNGLIYLKTIQLLVKEIDAELSKVHEYTISRANEFSKKG, from the coding sequence ATGTTAAGGAAAGGTTGGAGATTTGGGAAGGATGTTAAGATGTTTACCACAGATGAAAATAAAAAATTCATAGAAGAAATTTATAAAAATATTGATGTGGACAATTTTAATTTAGATGATATTGGCGATGTGGATGAATACATTTCAGAAATCTTTAATGAAGCAATTTCTGAAGCTTCAATGTCTACATTTGAAGATTTAAAATCTAATCTCTTAAACCAGTTAGAATTTTGGCGAGCAGCAGATGATACTTTTGAACAGCGTCTCTATGAAGTTTGGGAAAAGCCCTTGAATTTATTAGAAATGCTCATAATCATTGCTATTGAAGGTGGCAGTATTTATAATGAAGAAATGAGACCAGATGCCGTTCAAAATAAGGATTATGTGTTTGAGTCTTTGTGTAGACTTCATGCCAGAGCTTGTCTTGTTAGTAGAGAAATTTTAAATTTGATGAAGGGAGGATATGCTTCAGGAGCACTTTCTAGATGGCGAACACTTCATGAAATTGCGGTTGTTGGTTACTTCATCAAGAAGCATGGGAACGATGTTGCAGAACGGTATCTTTGTTATCATGTTATCGATTCATATAAAGCGATGCGTCAGCAGCTTGAGTTTACAGAATATTTAGAGATTTCTCAGTATTCAGAAAAAGAAATTAAATACATTACCGAAGCCAGAGATGATTTGATTGACCGTTTTGGTAAACAGTATGGAGAACCTAATGGATGGGCCACTGACGTATTTAATGGGAAACGGGTTAGGTTTGCTGATATTGAAAAAGAAGCAGGTATAGATCATTTAAGGCCATATTACAAGTTGGGAAGTCATTCCATTCATGCTGAATCAAAGGGATTTCTTTTTGACATTGGTTTAGTAGGAACAAAAAAAGACATAATGATGGCTGGACCAAGCAATATGGGACTTGCCGATCCAGGAAGCCTTATGGCACTATCACTAAGCCAAATCACTACATGCTTTTTGCTCATGAATACAACTGTAAATGGTCTAATTTATTTGAAAACAATTCAATTACTTGTTAAAGAAATCGATGCAGAATTATCTAAAGTGCACGAATATACAATTTCTCGCGCAAATGAGTTTTCTAAAAAAGGGTAA
- a CDS encoding IS4 family transposase, with the protein MTNDPQIIEKNLCSIFPPDWLRQTAHETGLVKRERKIDPVIMFWVLTLGFGVQLQHTLASLKRSYEKAATKKISDGSWYERFTPELVAFLQACVMHGIEQLTQEQNKHLSEKLSQFEDVLIQNSSIVRLHSSLSEKWPAARIRTVAAGVKVGLLVSAIANEPKNVALYAESTNELKTLRMGPWIKNRILLIDLGFYKHQLFARIQDNGGYFVSRLKNNADPLIVNVNSTHRGRSIDVKGKCISEVLPHLKRQVLDADVEISFKRRDYNGKQKNDSEMFRMIAIMNKETEKYHTYITNIPSDVLDAEDIAKLYGARWDIELVFKELKSRYAMDVVNTTNKNIVEAYIWIAMLTLLVSRRIYTIVRSNNEKEMKLRYTQLRWSTIFSENANNQLRLILKYCGIEMSLEMIMEVYSSQALDPHVNRQRFREEWWA; encoded by the coding sequence ATGACAAACGATCCACAAATCATCGAGAAAAACCTTTGCAGTATTTTCCCTCCTGATTGGCTACGCCAAACTGCACACGAAACAGGTCTTGTAAAACGGGAACGAAAAATCGATCCTGTGATAATGTTTTGGGTTCTAACCTTGGGGTTTGGTGTTCAGCTCCAGCACACTTTAGCCAGTCTTAAACGCAGTTATGAAAAAGCAGCTACTAAGAAAATAAGCGATGGTAGCTGGTATGAACGTTTCACTCCTGAGTTGGTTGCATTTCTGCAAGCTTGCGTTATGCACGGGATAGAACAACTTACTCAAGAACAGAACAAACATCTTTCGGAGAAACTCTCCCAATTCGAAGATGTACTGATCCAGAATAGCAGCATTGTTCGACTACATAGTTCATTATCTGAAAAATGGCCTGCTGCAAGGATAAGAACGGTTGCTGCAGGTGTAAAAGTAGGATTACTGGTAAGTGCAATAGCCAATGAACCAAAAAATGTAGCTCTTTATGCCGAAAGCACTAATGAGTTGAAGACATTGCGTATGGGACCATGGATCAAGAATAGAATCCTCCTTATTGATCTTGGATTCTATAAGCACCAGTTATTCGCAAGGATTCAGGATAACGGCGGATATTTTGTGTCCCGGTTGAAGAATAATGCAGATCCTCTTATCGTTAATGTTAACAGCACTCATAGAGGTCGAAGTATCGATGTCAAAGGAAAATGCATAAGTGAAGTGTTACCTCATCTGAAAAGACAGGTTCTTGATGCAGATGTAGAAATTTCTTTTAAACGTCGAGACTATAATGGCAAGCAGAAGAACGACAGTGAAATGTTCCGAATGATAGCGATAATGAATAAGGAGACAGAAAAGTATCATACATATATTACAAATATCCCATCGGATGTACTGGACGCAGAAGACATTGCGAAACTCTATGGAGCAAGATGGGACATTGAATTAGTATTCAAGGAACTCAAAAGCAGGTATGCAATGGATGTTGTGAATACAACTAATAAAAATATTGTTGAAGCATACATATGGATAGCAATGCTGACACTTCTTGTTAGTAGAAGGATATACACGATTGTGAGAAGCAACAATGAAAAAGAGATGAAGTTAAGGTATACACAACTTCGATGGAGCACGATATTCTCAGAGAATGCTAACAATCAGCTTAGATTGATATTGAAATATTGTGGAATAGAAATGTCACTTGAAATGATAATGGAGGTATATTCAAGTCAGGCATTAGATCCGCATGTTAATAGACAACGATTTAGAGAGGAATGGTGGGCTTAA
- a CDS encoding ISH3 family transposase, producing MSFLKFNSSTPSKVELRPKQCINAVLKPLTDNIAININGSLTCKDLFYAAICMAVEKSSVHSMSKHYQDVPCETSTRYHLNKLDLEELIRLNAKILLQGPISTLKTEKKYEFAIDFTNDPYYGETDSSNENYVIRGQAKKSTNSFYSYISLSIINKNERFTISVLPVERSETKINYLAYFVDLIGNLDLKIKVLCLDREFSSVDVFEFLQNKDIPHITPVVKKGNVIKRLLIGRKARDSQYVMKNPQKKEVRLNIVIDVKYMKGKRNKKGCENLGFVVYGLNWKPRKISTVYRRRFAIESSYRMRNIVKPRTSTRNVTFRYFFTLVSFLLRNTWLLIQKKHFTIVKRGPQTIDEDRFRFDRFILFVEEWFRRNLRVQLVVRCLR from the coding sequence ATGTCGTTTCTAAAATTCAATTCCAGCACCCCTTCTAAAGTCGAGTTAAGACCAAAACAATGTATCAATGCTGTTCTAAAACCTCTTACTGATAATATCGCCATTAATATCAATGGTTCTCTTACCTGTAAAGACCTATTTTATGCTGCTATATGTATGGCAGTAGAAAAAAGTTCAGTTCATTCCATGTCGAAACACTATCAAGACGTTCCTTGTGAAACATCTACAAGATATCATCTCAATAAATTGGATCTTGAAGAACTAATCCGGTTAAATGCAAAGATTCTACTTCAAGGTCCTATTAGTACTCTAAAAACTGAGAAAAAGTATGAGTTTGCTATTGACTTTACAAATGACCCTTACTATGGAGAAACTGATTCATCCAATGAAAACTACGTCATACGTGGACAGGCAAAAAAATCTACAAACTCTTTCTATTCATATATTTCATTGTCCATCATAAACAAGAATGAGAGGTTCACTATATCCGTTCTTCCAGTAGAAAGAAGTGAAACAAAGATCAATTACCTCGCTTATTTCGTTGATCTGATAGGGAACCTTGATCTTAAGATCAAGGTTCTTTGTTTGGACAGAGAGTTTAGCTCTGTTGATGTGTTTGAGTTCTTACAGAACAAAGACATTCCTCATATTACTCCTGTAGTTAAAAAAGGAAACGTGATCAAACGACTACTTATTGGTAGAAAGGCAAGGGATTCGCAATATGTTATGAAGAATCCTCAGAAGAAAGAGGTTCGGCTAAATATCGTTATTGATGTCAAGTACATGAAAGGTAAAAGGAATAAAAAAGGATGCGAAAACCTTGGTTTTGTTGTTTATGGGCTCAACTGGAAGCCCCGGAAGATTAGCACGGTCTATAGAAGAAGGTTTGCAATCGAATCGTCTTACAGGATGAGGAATATAGTCAAACCCAGAACATCGACAAGGAACGTTACTTTCAGGTACTTTTTTACATTGGTATCGTTCCTGCTTAGAAATACATGGCTCCTAATTCAGAAAAAGCATTTTACGATTGTAAAACGAGGTCCTCAAACAATTGATGAGGATAGGTTCAGGTTTGACAGATTTATCCTGTTTGTTGAGGAATGGTTTAGAAGAAACTTAAGGGTTCAATTGGTAGTGCGGTGTTTGAGGTAG
- a CDS encoding DUF5788 family protein — MSVKDDTLSEWERKQLLAALHARLFWVGEEIPYSVDIRGKKCKLHELVWRLINKDKLTDEDIVHIDKYITFLREKEQEDETKLKTEKLTKDEAKALFNETGGILRAIMDLRDIEEGTVKEKEKEFHDIFSKERVAEARKWLRFLHDSGGLT; from the coding sequence ATGTCAGTAAAGGATGATACATTATCAGAATGGGAACGGAAGCAACTTCTTGCAGCTTTACACGCCAGACTTTTCTGGGTAGGAGAAGAAATTCCGTATTCTGTTGACATTAGAGGAAAAAAATGCAAGTTGCATGAACTTGTATGGAGACTAATAAACAAAGACAAACTTACAGATGAAGACATCGTACACATTGATAAATACATAACGTTTCTCCGGGAAAAAGAGCAGGAAGATGAAACAAAGCTCAAAACAGAGAAACTCACCAAAGATGAAGCTAAAGCTCTTTTCAACGAGACAGGCGGAATTCTGAGAGCAATAATGGACCTCCGGGATATAGAGGAAGGAACTGTAAAGGAGAAAGAAAAAGAGTTCCATGATATCTTTTCAAAAGAACGTGTGGCTGAAGCACGCAAGTGGCTCCGGTTCCTGCATGATTCCGGTGGCTTGACGTGA
- a CDS encoding gamma carbonic anhydrase family protein encodes MILKFKSSSPEIPDSAFVADNATVIGDVVLGEESSVWFGAVIRGDENPIRIGKRTNIQDNVVIHISATSRADIGDNVTIGHCAVVHGCKIADNVLIGMNSTVLDGAEIGENCIIGANALVPPGKKISAGSMVMGVPAKVVRELTEDEISGIKENAAVYVELLHKYKSQKK; translated from the coding sequence ATGATCCTAAAATTTAAATCTTCAAGTCCTGAGATACCGGACTCTGCTTTTGTGGCTGATAATGCAACCGTGATTGGTGATGTTGTCCTGGGGGAAGAGTCCAGTGTGTGGTTCGGTGCCGTAATTCGTGGTGATGAGAATCCCATTCGCATAGGTAAAAGGACAAACATTCAGGACAACGTTGTGATACACATTTCCGCTACATCCCGTGCAGACATAGGTGACAATGTAACAATCGGTCACTGTGCTGTGGTCCATGGTTGTAAGATTGCCGACAACGTACTCATAGGGATGAACTCAACAGTGCTGGACGGTGCGGAGATAGGAGAGAACTGCATCATCGGGGCAAATGCACTTGTGCCGCCGGGGAAAAAGATTTCTGCCGGGAGTATGGTCATGGGAGTTCCTGCAAAGGTTGTCAGGGAGCTCACAGAAGATGAGATTTCCGGGATAAAAGAGAATGCAGCCGTTTACGTGGAATTGCTGCATAAATACAAGAGTCAGAAAAAATGA
- the cas1 gene encoding CRISPR-associated endonuclease Cas1, producing the protein MGIEGGIAWKYWNEFNKVIPIEYDFKARIDKYRRPMGAGDKANVMLNYGYSLLESECLRIINSVGLDSRVGFLHEMNPSKHSLAYDFQEPFRFLVDLAVINLIEKEAMENKDFIRTESYSLRLKPSGAKKATDEFNLMMNSKIEYRKKNTTWGSVLLLKGRELAQHLTGNRKMIDFSKPQ; encoded by the coding sequence ATGGGTATTGAAGGCGGTATTGCTTGGAAGTATTGGAATGAGTTTAACAAAGTCATTCCTATTGAGTATGATTTTAAAGCACGAATAGACAAGTACAGGCGGCCAATGGGAGCTGGAGATAAAGCAAACGTAATGCTCAACTATGGATATTCGTTGCTTGAATCTGAATGTTTACGGATTATTAATTCAGTAGGTCTTGATTCACGTGTTGGGTTTTTGCATGAAATGAATCCAAGTAAACATAGTTTGGCTTATGATTTTCAGGAGCCTTTTAGATTCCTTGTTGATCTTGCAGTTATTAATCTAATTGAAAAAGAAGCAATGGAGAATAAGGATTTCATAAGAACAGAAAGTTATTCTCTCAGGTTAAAGCCTTCAGGAGCAAAAAAGGCCACAGATGAGTTTAATTTAATGATGAACAGTAAGATTGAGTACAGAAAAAAGAATACTACTTGGGGTAGTGTCTTGCTGTTGAAAGGTAGAGAGTTAGCTCAACATCTCACAGGCAATAGGAAAATGATTGATTTTAGTAAGCCTCAGTAG
- the rimK gene encoding 30S ribosomal protein S6--L-glutamate ligase, with protein MKIALLSRNSKLYSSRRLIEAAEERGHEVQVIDVLRAYMNVTSHKPSIHYKGEEVTNVDAVIPRIGASVTSYGAAVLRQFEMMGVFPLNESVAITRSRDKLRSLQLLSRKGIGLPVTVYASKPGDVKDMIAMVGGAPLVIKLLEGTQGIGVVLAESQKAAESIIEGFMGVKANILVQEYIKESNGADIRCFVVGGKVVAAMKRQGPEGEFRSNMHRGGTASPIRITPEERSTAARAAKIMGLNVAGVDLLRSNHGPVVMEVNSSPGLEGIENTTGKDIAGMIIEYIEKNSKFGKTATKGKG; from the coding sequence ATGAAAATTGCTTTACTGTCAAGAAACAGCAAACTTTACTCATCACGCAGATTAATAGAAGCCGCTGAAGAAAGAGGACATGAAGTTCAGGTAATAGACGTATTGCGTGCTTACATGAACGTCACCTCCCACAAGCCCTCCATCCATTACAAAGGAGAGGAAGTCACAAATGTTGATGCTGTAATTCCCCGGATAGGAGCATCGGTCACATCCTATGGTGCAGCCGTACTGCGACAATTTGAAATGATGGGCGTTTTTCCATTAAATGAATCAGTAGCAATTACACGTTCAAGAGACAAACTACGCTCTTTGCAGTTGTTATCCAGAAAAGGTATAGGTTTGCCTGTGACAGTTTACGCAAGCAAACCCGGTGATGTAAAAGACATGATAGCAATGGTCGGAGGAGCCCCTCTGGTCATCAAACTCCTTGAAGGCACCCAGGGAATTGGAGTAGTACTTGCAGAAAGCCAGAAAGCTGCTGAAAGTATTATAGAAGGTTTCATGGGAGTCAAAGCAAATATCCTGGTGCAGGAATACATAAAAGAGTCAAATGGAGCAGATATTCGCTGTTTTGTAGTCGGTGGGAAAGTTGTTGCGGCCATGAAAAGGCAGGGACCTGAAGGAGAGTTCAGGTCTAACATGCACCGTGGCGGAACCGCATCACCGATCAGGATAACACCTGAAGAACGCTCTACTGCTGCGCGTGCTGCAAAAATAATGGGACTTAACGTTGCGGGTGTTGACCTTTTACGTTCCAACCACGGACCGGTCGTAATGGAAGTAAATTCCAGTCCGGGTCTTGAAGGCATCGAGAACACCACAGGAAAAGACATAGCAGGCATGATCATAGAGTACATCGAGAAAAATAGTAAATTCGGTAAGACTGCAACAAAAGGAAAAGGTTAA
- a CDS encoding J domain-containing protein, producing MLKIKGHEIGSVVVKGASNRRAIQFQNNIITVLRKIGVNENDIDIPLERMAMKKAKASATWWISDERMHYSHSMQKNYVENLYVLSRVIEIEAGRVLSGENTLSEFISEFKEDSDVFNKRLDAREFFGCDHDETDFEVINQKYKALSKELHPDKPTGDIEKFKQLNVAHKILKRELT from the coding sequence ATGCTTAAAATAAAAGGACATGAAATTGGTTCGGTAGTTGTTAAGGGTGCCAGTAACAGAAGGGCCATACAATTTCAGAATAACATTATTACGGTCCTAAGGAAGATCGGTGTTAACGAAAATGACATTGATATCCCTCTTGAACGTATGGCAATGAAAAAGGCTAAAGCTTCTGCAACCTGGTGGATATCAGATGAAAGGATGCATTACAGCCACAGTATGCAGAAGAACTACGTGGAGAATCTCTATGTCCTGTCCAGGGTAATTGAGATAGAGGCTGGCAGGGTTCTTTCCGGGGAAAATACATTATCCGAGTTTATCTCTGAGTTCAAAGAGGATTCTGATGTTTTTAATAAACGTCTTGATGCACGCGAGTTCTTCGGTTGTGACCACGATGAGACTGATTTTGAGGTCATAAATCAAAAATACAAGGCGCTGTCAAAAGAGCTTCATCCCGACAAACCGACCGGAGATATTGAGAAATTCAAACAACTGAATGTTGCACATAAGATACTGAAGAGAGAATTGACATAA
- a CDS encoding PrsW family intramembrane metalloprotease, whose translation MDVTTPDEQPEHAIEKQQTTYEDLENHRRLSWLKVFTGGLVLYIFGVFALAATRNTNIFPTVVMLGNFLVPITYVAFFYQRRHLSKLDMPTTSWSFFYGGLLGVLAAATLEPIFLSQRSLFYSFEVGLIEEFAKIIGVLIIAKRCFHDSEMDGLILGAASGMGFAALESTGYAFTAFLNSGGSLSQTVLITLVRGVIAPIGHGTWTAILVSTMFRESGPRKFHINQKVIGAYITVAALHGLWNGLPDVLSLFPDTVFNVFTGQVSVAIVGFYLLWRRYKEAKKLQIERIRQGIQHSGCWK comes from the coding sequence ATGGATGTTACAACCCCTGATGAACAGCCGGAACACGCTATTGAGAAGCAACAAACCACTTATGAAGATCTCGAGAATCATAGAAGATTATCATGGCTTAAGGTTTTCACCGGTGGGCTGGTCCTCTATATTTTCGGAGTTTTTGCGCTTGCTGCAACCCGCAATACCAACATATTCCCTACTGTTGTAATGCTTGGGAATTTCCTGGTGCCAATCACATATGTTGCTTTTTTCTACCAGAGAAGGCACCTTAGCAAGCTTGACATGCCAACAACATCATGGTCGTTTTTCTACGGAGGACTTCTTGGAGTGCTGGCAGCAGCAACCCTTGAACCAATATTCCTGTCACAACGCTCCTTATTTTACTCATTTGAAGTAGGACTTATCGAGGAGTTCGCCAAAATAATCGGAGTGCTTATAATTGCTAAACGCTGTTTCCATGATTCTGAAATGGACGGACTTATTCTTGGAGCGGCTTCAGGAATGGGTTTTGCAGCCCTGGAAAGTACAGGATACGCATTCACAGCTTTCCTCAATAGTGGAGGAAGCCTGTCACAAACTGTGCTCATCACACTGGTGAGGGGTGTAATCGCACCGATCGGACACGGTACGTGGACAGCAATACTTGTCAGCACCATGTTCAGGGAAAGTGGTCCCCGTAAATTCCATATTAACCAGAAGGTAATCGGAGCGTACATAACGGTGGCTGCCCTGCACGGACTGTGGAACGGACTTCCTGACGTCCTGTCATTGTTCCCTGATACAGTATTTAATGTGTTTACCGGCCAGGTGTCGGTTGCAATCGTTGGATTCTATCTTTTGTGGAGAAGATACAAAGAAGCTAAAAAGCTTCAGATCGAGCGTATAAGGCAGGGAATCCAGCATTCAGGGTGCTGGAAATAA
- a CDS encoding RimK/LysX family protein yields the protein MTKNEQLITLGWREWVSLPELGLPAIKAKVDTGARTSALHAFDIEQYTEDGIDMIRFLVHPVQKNQEFIVKCTAPVKEQRQVTDSGGHREMRYVIETLIVIDTYSFPIELTLTDRDTMRFKMLLGRTALNNRAVVNPAASFKCGKKDAKHVYGLK from the coding sequence ATGACAAAAAATGAACAGCTTATCACGCTTGGATGGAGAGAGTGGGTCAGTTTACCTGAACTCGGGCTTCCAGCCATAAAAGCAAAGGTTGACACCGGTGCAAGGACATCGGCATTGCATGCTTTTGATATTGAGCAATATACCGAGGACGGTATTGACATGATCCGGTTCCTGGTGCATCCGGTGCAGAAAAACCAGGAATTCATTGTCAAGTGTACTGCTCCGGTAAAAGAGCAGCGGCAGGTTACCGACTCCGGTGGTCACAGGGAAATGCGCTATGTCATCGAAACACTTATTGTAATTGACACATATTCCTTCCCCATAGAACTAACACTTACTGACCGTGACACCATGCGTTTTAAAATGCTGCTGGGGCGTACCGCCCTGAACAACCGGGCCGTGGTAAACCCTGCTGCATCTTTTAAATGTGGAAAAAAAGACGCAAAACATGTGTACGGATTAAAATAG